A portion of the Acidisoma sp. PAMC 29798 genome contains these proteins:
- the ispG gene encoding flavodoxin-dependent (E)-4-hydroxy-3-methylbut-2-enyl-diphosphate synthase, with amino-acid sequence MNYRAYQQIDRRKSRQISVGSVKVGGDAPITVQTMTNTLTTDVDGTVAQIRLSEAAGVDIVRVSCPDQESTAALKDIVRQVKVPIVADIHFHYRRAIEAAQAGAACLRINPGNIGSAERVREVVNAARDYGCSIRIGVNAGSLERHLLEKYGEPNPEALVESALEHAKILQDHDFHEFKISVKASDVFMAVAAYQQLADVCDAPLHIGITEAGGKRTGTVKSAIGLGSLLWAGIGDTLRVSLSAEPAEEVLVGWEMLKSLGIRHRGVRIISCPSCARQGFDVIRTVQALEDRLAHIETPITLSIIGCVVNGPGEALMTDLGITGGGAGRHMVYSAGKQDHTVDKDAMIDHVVELVEARSALLKAAEPAPVLVAAEAAE; translated from the coding sequence ATGAACTATCGCGCCTATCAGCAGATCGACCGCCGCAAGTCCCGGCAGATCAGCGTCGGCTCGGTCAAGGTCGGCGGCGACGCACCGATCACCGTCCAGACCATGACCAATACGCTGACGACGGATGTCGATGGCACCGTCGCGCAAATCCGCCTCTCGGAGGCCGCCGGCGTTGATATCGTGCGCGTCTCCTGCCCTGATCAGGAAAGCACCGCCGCCCTGAAGGACATCGTCCGTCAGGTAAAGGTGCCGATCGTCGCCGACATCCATTTCCACTATCGCCGCGCGATCGAGGCGGCGCAGGCCGGCGCCGCCTGCCTGCGCATCAATCCCGGCAATATCGGCAGTGCCGAGCGTGTCCGCGAAGTGGTCAATGCCGCCCGCGACTACGGGTGTTCCATTCGCATCGGCGTCAATGCGGGGTCATTGGAACGGCATCTGCTGGAGAAATATGGCGAGCCGAACCCGGAGGCGCTGGTCGAAAGCGCCTTGGAGCATGCCAAGATCCTCCAGGATCACGACTTCCATGAGTTCAAGATCAGCGTGAAGGCCTCGGACGTCTTCATGGCGGTCGCGGCCTATCAGCAGCTCGCCGATGTCTGTGACGCGCCGTTGCACATCGGCATCACCGAAGCCGGCGGCAAGCGCACCGGCACCGTGAAATCCGCCATCGGCCTCGGTTCCCTGCTCTGGGCCGGCATCGGTGACACGCTGCGCGTGTCGCTCTCGGCCGAGCCTGCCGAAGAAGTGCTCGTCGGCTGGGAAATGCTGAAGTCTCTCGGCATTCGCCATCGCGGCGTGCGCATCATCTCCTGCCCGTCCTGCGCGCGGCAGGGGTTCGATGTCATCCGCACCGTCCAGGCGCTGGAAGACCGCCTCGCCCATATCGAAACGCCGATCACGCTCTCCATCATCGGCTGCGTCGTCAATGGCCCCGGTGAAGCGCTGATGACCGACCTCGGCATCACCGGTGGCGGGGCCGGGCGGCACATGGTGTATAGCGCCGGCAAGCAGGACCATACGGTCGATAAGGACGCGATGATCGACCACGTGGTCGAGCTGGTCGAGGCACGGTCCGCCCTGCTCAAGGCCGCCGAGCCCGCGCCCGTGTTGGTCGCCGCCGAAGCGGCCGAGTAG
- the hisS gene encoding histidine--tRNA ligase: MTSLQPVRGTRDLIGEEQRRHRQVIDTARHIASLYGFEEWSTPIFEETRVFSRTLGETSDVVTKEMYTFEDRGGDSITLRPENTASVCRALVSNGLTQSLPQKVFYAGPMFRYERPQKGRYRQFHQIGLELIGPAEPMADAEVIACGWHIQQALGIAGNVVLEINTLGDTPSRVAYRAALVAYFTAHESRLSEDSRHRLSRNPMRILDSKDEGDRRIVADAPTIAAHLTPEAATFYDTVRRHLTTLGIPFVENPRIVRGLDYYSHTAFEFVTTDLGAQGTVMGGGRYDGLIAEMGGPDTPAVGWAAGVERLAMLIAPPGAGPAPVAVIPVGDEAEAEAFRIAQTLRTAGIRTEMAYRGNLRRRMERANKIGARAAVIIGGEEAARGVAQVKNLVSGAQSEVALDALVAALQDPTA; this comes from the coding sequence GTGACCAGCCTGCAACCTGTTCGGGGTACGCGCGACCTTATCGGCGAGGAGCAACGCCGCCACCGCCAGGTGATCGACACCGCACGTCACATCGCGAGCCTCTATGGCTTCGAGGAATGGTCGACGCCGATCTTCGAGGAGACGCGGGTCTTTTCCCGCACCCTCGGTGAAACCTCCGATGTCGTCACGAAGGAGATGTATACCTTCGAGGATCGCGGCGGCGACAGCATCACCCTGCGGCCGGAGAATACGGCCTCGGTCTGCCGGGCCTTGGTGAGCAACGGCCTCACCCAATCGCTGCCGCAGAAGGTCTTCTATGCGGGACCGATGTTTCGGTATGAGCGCCCGCAGAAAGGCCGCTACCGCCAGTTCCACCAGATCGGCCTTGAACTCATCGGCCCGGCCGAGCCGATGGCCGATGCCGAAGTCATCGCCTGCGGGTGGCATATCCAACAGGCGCTGGGCATTGCCGGCAATGTCGTGCTGGAGATTAACACCCTCGGTGACACGCCGAGCCGCGTCGCCTATCGCGCGGCCCTGGTGGCCTATTTCACGGCCCATGAGTCCCGTTTGTCCGAAGACAGCCGCCATCGCCTCAGCCGCAATCCCATGCGCATCCTCGACAGCAAGGATGAAGGCGACCGCCGCATCGTTGCCGATGCGCCGACAATCGCGGCACATCTGACGCCGGAAGCCGCGACCTTCTACGACACCGTGCGGCGCCATCTGACGACACTCGGCATTCCCTTCGTCGAGAATCCGCGGATCGTGCGCGGCCTCGACTATTACAGCCACACCGCCTTCGAATTCGTGACGACCGATCTCGGTGCGCAGGGCACGGTCATGGGCGGTGGCCGCTACGACGGCCTGATCGCCGAAATGGGCGGCCCGGATACGCCGGCCGTTGGTTGGGCAGCGGGCGTCGAGCGGCTGGCGATGCTGATTGCACCGCCGGGCGCGGGTCCCGCGCCCGTCGCGGTCATTCCCGTGGGCGATGAGGCCGAGGCTGAGGCCTTCCGCATTGCGCAAACCCTGCGCACCGCCGGCATCCGCACCGAAATGGCCTATCGCGGCAATCTGCGCCGCCGCATGGAACGCGCCAACAAGATCGGCGCGCGCGCCGCCGTGATCATCGGCGGGGAAGAAGCGGCGCGTGGCGTGGCCCAGGTGAAGAACCTCGTCAGCGGCGCGCAGAGCGAAGTGGCGCTCGACGCTCTGGTGGCGGCTCTTCAGGACCCCACCGCGTGA
- the prfA gene encoding peptide chain release factor 1 — translation MSLETKFDSILARSEELSHLLSSAPSGEEFVRASRELSEINPVVALIIELRDTEQKLSEATAMLGDPEMHELAETESEFLKSRLPDLEKEIRLALLPKDEADERSAILELRPAAGGDEAALFAAQLFGMYQRYAEGQGWRFEIMEYGDTELGGLKEGIANVTGRNVFARLKFESGVHRVQRVPDTESQGRIHTSTVTVAVLPEAQEVDVTINDSDLRIDVYRAQGAGGQHVNKTESAVRITHLPTGIAVAMQEEKSQHKNKAKAMKILMARLYERERASLHATRSADRRSQVGTGDRSERIRTYNFPQGRVTDHRINLTLYKIDRVMLGEMDEIIDALAQEDQAARLATFTTADA, via the coding sequence GTGAGCCTGGAGACAAAATTCGACAGCATCCTCGCGCGATCGGAGGAGTTGTCGCATCTCCTGTCCTCCGCGCCATCGGGCGAGGAATTCGTGCGTGCCTCACGCGAGCTGTCGGAAATCAATCCCGTCGTCGCCCTGATCATCGAGCTGCGCGACACTGAGCAGAAGCTCTCCGAAGCGACGGCGATGCTCGGCGACCCGGAGATGCACGAACTTGCCGAGACCGAGAGCGAGTTTCTGAAGTCGCGCCTGCCGGATCTGGAAAAGGAGATTCGCCTCGCTCTGCTTCCCAAGGATGAGGCAGATGAGCGCTCGGCCATTCTCGAACTGCGGCCAGCGGCGGGCGGTGACGAGGCGGCGCTGTTCGCCGCCCAGCTTTTCGGCATGTATCAGCGCTACGCCGAAGGCCAAGGCTGGCGCTTCGAGATTATGGAATATGGCGACACGGAACTCGGCGGCCTCAAGGAAGGCATCGCCAATGTCACCGGCCGCAATGTCTTCGCGCGGTTGAAGTTCGAATCCGGCGTGCATCGCGTGCAGCGCGTGCCGGACACGGAAAGCCAGGGCCGCATCCATACCTCCACCGTCACCGTGGCCGTTTTGCCCGAGGCCCAGGAAGTGGATGTCACCATCAATGACAGCGACCTGCGCATCGATGTCTATCGCGCGCAGGGTGCCGGCGGCCAGCATGTGAACAAGACCGAAAGTGCTGTGCGCATCACCCATCTTCCCACCGGCATCGCCGTCGCGATGCAGGAAGAGAAAAGCCAGCACAAGAACAAAGCCAAGGCGATGAAGATCCTCATGGCCCGGCTCTATGAGCGCGAGCGCGCGAGCTTGCATGCCACGCGCTCAGCCGATCGCCGATCGCAGGTCGGCACCGGCGACCGCAGTGAGCGCATCCGCACTTACAACTTTCCCCAAGGTCGGGTGACAGATCATCGCATCAACCTGACGCTCTATAAGATCGACCGGGTCATGCTGGGCGAGATGGACGAAATCATAGATGCGCTGGCGCAGGAAGATCAGGCCGCCCGCCTCGCGACCTTCACCACCGCGGACGCGTGA
- the prmC gene encoding peptide chain release factor N(5)-glutamine methyltransferase — MTPITTSLAVATAQLAAAGIDDPHREARILLAHALGIDRTALVRRLDGTLTAAEADRFRSLISRRAAREPAATIFGHREFWSLDFIVSKDTLIPRPDSELLIETALTLHPDRKLGRILDLGTGTGCLLLAALTEFPTAWGLGIDLSPAAARIAQMNAQNLGLSDRAAILVAEWTEALAGRFDLIVSNPPYIPLGDIAGLMPEVAAHEPHLALDGGPDGLDPYRTLFPRLERLLTPAGTALFEFGIGQADALASLARETGLRVLGQERDLAGLPRVLIVCRP; from the coding sequence GTGACGCCCATCACCACGAGCCTGGCGGTGGCGACGGCGCAACTCGCCGCCGCCGGCATCGACGATCCGCATCGCGAAGCGCGCATTCTCCTCGCCCATGCCCTCGGCATCGACCGGACGGCGCTGGTCCGCCGCCTGGACGGCACGCTGACGGCGGCGGAGGCTGATCGTTTTCGATCCTTGATCAGCCGGCGTGCGGCACGCGAACCGGCTGCGACCATTTTCGGACATCGTGAGTTCTGGAGCCTGGATTTCATCGTCTCCAAGGACACGCTGATCCCCCGCCCGGACTCGGAACTGCTGATCGAGACAGCGTTGACGCTTCATCCGGATCGCAAGCTCGGCCGCATCCTCGACCTCGGCACCGGCACCGGCTGCCTGCTGCTGGCGGCGCTCACGGAATTTCCTACGGCCTGGGGATTGGGCATCGATCTTTCGCCCGCCGCGGCGCGCATCGCCCAGATGAACGCGCAAAATCTGGGCCTGTCCGACCGCGCCGCGATCCTGGTGGCGGAGTGGACCGAGGCGCTGGCGGGCCGCTTCGACCTCATTGTGAGCAATCCGCCCTATATTCCGCTGGGCGATATCGCCGGCCTGATGCCCGAAGTCGCCGCGCATGAGCCGCATCTCGCCTTGGACGGCGGGCCTGATGGACTCGATCCCTACCGCACGCTCTTTCCCCGCCTGGAGCGACTTTTGACGCCCGCCGGCACGGCGCTGTTCGAATTCGGCATCGGCCAAGCCGACGCGCTGGCGAGTCTTGCGCGGGAGACGGGGCTGCGCGTCCTCGGCCAGGAGCGGGACCTAGCGGGGCTCCCGCGCGTGTTGATTGTGTGTCGCCCGTAA
- a CDS encoding acylphosphatase yields the protein MSAKHLIISGRVQGVGFRDWMVTEATAMGVDGWVRNRANGTVEALISGTADAVEELARACRRGPRFAQVESIVEEKAEPPEEPGFRLRLGE from the coding sequence ATGAGCGCCAAGCATCTCATCATCTCCGGCCGCGTTCAGGGCGTTGGGTTTCGCGACTGGATGGTGACCGAGGCGACCGCCATGGGCGTCGATGGCTGGGTGCGCAATCGCGCCAATGGCACAGTGGAGGCTCTGATCAGCGGCACCGCCGATGCCGTGGAGGAATTGGCGCGGGCGTGTAGACGTGGCCCGCGCTTTGCTCAGGTGGAGAGCATTGTCGAAGAAAAAGCCGAACCGCCGGAGGAACCGGGGTTTCGGTTGCGGTTGGGGGAGTAG
- a CDS encoding ATP12 family protein — protein sequence MKRFWDRAALAEAEGRFSVLLDGKPMRLPGGESLALAHRPLAEAIVDEWDQAGGGAKGATVTPGLLPMTQLAATATLRIAPAPAETAAAIAAYARADLLCYRAEATPALLAQQDAAWQPWLDWAEKRYGAALLVTRGIGFIDQSPQALAALAAAVAAQDAHALAALGVMVPVLGSLVLGLAIIEGEMNATEAYGLSVIDELYQEERWGRDEDAAAHRARAGDDVSAAATYVRLTRGAA from the coding sequence ATGAAGCGCTTTTGGGACCGCGCCGCACTGGCCGAGGCCGAGGGCCGCTTCTCGGTCCTGCTCGACGGCAAGCCGATGCGGCTTCCGGGTGGCGAGAGCCTGGCGCTGGCGCATCGGCCCCTCGCGGAGGCGATTGTGGACGAATGGGATCAGGCGGGCGGCGGTGCCAAGGGGGCGACCGTGACGCCGGGGCTGCTACCCATGACTCAGCTTGCGGCGACGGCGACCCTGCGCATCGCACCCGCCCCGGCTGAGACGGCGGCGGCGATCGCGGCCTATGCGCGTGCCGATCTGCTTTGCTACCGGGCGGAGGCGACGCCCGCGCTGCTCGCCCAGCAGGATGCCGCCTGGCAGCCTTGGCTCGACTGGGCGGAGAAGCGCTACGGCGCGGCCCTTCTGGTCACGCGCGGCATTGGCTTCATCGATCAGAGTCCGCAGGCTTTGGCCGCCCTCGCCGCCGCCGTGGCGGCGCAGGATGCCCATGCCCTGGCGGCGTTGGGCGTGATGGTGCCGGTGCTGGGCAGCTTGGTCCTGGGCTTAGCCATCATCGAAGGCGAGATGAACGCGACGGAGGCCTATGGGCTGTCTGTCATTGACGAGCTCTATCAGGAGGAGCGTTGGGGCCGGGATGAGGATGCGGCGGCGCATCGGGCGCGCGCGGGCGATGACGTCAGTGCCGCCGCGACTTATGTCAGGCTGACACGGGGTGCGGCATGA
- a CDS encoding AsmA family protein: protein MNDTPEPLVVPVRRRRHRVRRLILIVILLIIVVPIAAAVAAFLTFDPNAYKDRIAAVVKQATGRDVTFAGPLAVKLSWIPTVTARDVRLANIPGASAPDMARIDEIETRVALLPFLQHRIEIQNLVLRGPSILLERTADGRPNWLFQRQDSTQSGAAPSSNLQVGTDQTGAPWRVTIDALEITNGHLTWKDDRSGKTAALDLAHATLAAQSAGTAAPDTLPMTVAADATWQGTAVTLSGTTGPFAHLTNPDDRSAWPLHLTLAAAGASVLAEGSITDPLHGHGYAIALHGSAPVLEALNPLLPAGTAPLPPIHGLMVAANVADTGQPLPRITNLTVQAQASDLDSLAHGLKLDSLSMITPALDQPVTIDILGERGGLAFTLSGSIGPLGGLLAPAIPAPGYPVDLMLSAAQSNLHLTGTIAAPRTLRGADLTVATQIADLSVLSPLAGTPLPRFTTLAGTAKLNDAAQGFGQGFSLTALNLTAPEGDLEGQFGMTYGARTKVVAALRSTRLDVDALRGISAPTAAPATVAAAPATPAPLPVKTQARLIPDLPLPVAGLRAMDGTIGVAFASLRYGGAEYRALVAQATLADGVLSLAPSSVVIPGGAVALAGTLDAHGPVPRLALSGQAQAIAIAPLLAALGGPQAASGLASGFANLTATGGTTRAMAATLSGPIGISTVNGVVDGRALAGLAGPALRAARVLPPELLTAAGNVAVRCFALRLDAINGLATVGALVLDTSNLLMQGTGVVNFGTEGLALALKPELRLGQTDVSVPVTVNGTFAAPHLASSGSVTIDDQSHTNGLNGFLQSLLGNKRKATPASNACGPALALARNGQPGPAPEDGGPGGVLQKPINLLQQLINGQ from the coding sequence CCTGTCCGTCGTCGTCGCCACAGAGTGCGGCGTTTAATCCTCATCGTCATCCTGCTGATCATCGTCGTGCCGATCGCGGCGGCGGTGGCGGCGTTCCTGACCTTCGACCCCAACGCCTATAAGGACCGCATCGCTGCGGTGGTGAAGCAGGCGACCGGGCGGGACGTGACCTTTGCCGGCCCGCTGGCGGTCAAGCTGTCCTGGATCCCCACGGTCACGGCGCGGGATGTAAGGCTCGCGAATATCCCCGGCGCCTCGGCGCCCGACATGGCGCGGATCGATGAGATCGAAACGCGGGTGGCGCTGCTGCCCTTCCTGCAACATCGGATCGAGATCCAAAATCTGGTTCTTCGTGGCCCGTCCATTCTGCTGGAACGCACCGCCGACGGTCGGCCGAACTGGCTGTTCCAGCGTCAAGACTCCACACAGTCCGGCGCCGCGCCATCGAGCAACCTCCAGGTCGGCACGGATCAAACCGGCGCCCCGTGGCGCGTGACGATCGACGCTTTGGAGATCACCAACGGTCATCTCACCTGGAAGGACGACCGCAGCGGCAAGACCGCCGCGCTTGACCTCGCCCATGCGACGCTCGCGGCGCAGTCTGCCGGGACCGCCGCGCCGGATACGCTGCCGATGACGGTGGCCGCCGATGCGACCTGGCAAGGCACGGCGGTGACGCTGTCCGGCACCACCGGACCCTTTGCGCATTTGACGAATCCCGATGACCGTAGCGCCTGGCCGCTGCACCTGACACTCGCCGCAGCCGGTGCCTCGGTGCTGGCGGAAGGCTCGATCACCGATCCGCTGCATGGGCATGGCTATGCCATCGCCCTACACGGCAGCGCGCCGGTGCTGGAGGCACTGAACCCCTTGCTGCCCGCCGGCACAGCGCCGCTGCCGCCCATCCATGGGCTGATGGTGGCAGCCAATGTAGCGGATACCGGCCAGCCGCTGCCCCGCATCACCAACCTGACCGTGCAGGCCCAGGCCTCGGATCTCGATAGCCTGGCACACGGGCTGAAGCTCGACAGCCTGTCGATGATCACGCCCGCGCTGGATCAGCCGGTGACGATCGATATTCTGGGTGAGCGCGGTGGCCTCGCCTTCACCCTGTCCGGCAGCATCGGGCCCTTGGGCGGTCTTCTGGCGCCGGCGATCCCAGCGCCGGGATACCCCGTCGATCTCATGCTAAGCGCGGCACAGTCCAACCTGCATCTGACCGGCACCATCGCCGCACCCCGGACGTTGCGCGGTGCGGACCTGACCGTCGCCACGCAGATCGCCGATCTCAGCGTGCTGTCCCCGCTCGCCGGAACGCCACTGCCGCGTTTCACGACGCTCGCCGGCACCGCGAAGCTGAACGACGCGGCCCAGGGCTTCGGCCAGGGTTTTAGTCTCACGGCACTGAACCTGACGGCGCCGGAAGGCGATCTGGAGGGCCAGTTCGGCATGACCTATGGCGCGCGCACGAAGGTGGTGGCGGCGCTGCGATCGACTCGCCTGGACGTCGATGCCTTGCGTGGCATCAGTGCACCAACCGCTGCGCCGGCCACCGTGGCTGCTGCGCCAGCGACCCCCGCGCCACTACCCGTGAAGACGCAAGCGCGGCTGATCCCGGATCTGCCTTTGCCCGTGGCCGGTCTGCGTGCCATGGACGGCACGATCGGCGTCGCCTTCGCCAGCCTTCGCTACGGCGGCGCCGAGTATCGGGCTTTGGTCGCGCAAGCGACCCTAGCCGATGGCGTGCTGTCTCTCGCGCCCTCCTCCGTCGTCATCCCCGGTGGCGCGGTGGCGCTCGCCGGAACGCTGGATGCGCATGGCCCGGTGCCGCGCCTCGCGCTGTCCGGTCAGGCTCAGGCCATCGCGATCGCCCCACTTCTGGCCGCACTCGGTGGGCCCCAGGCGGCGAGCGGCCTCGCCTCCGGCTTCGCCAATCTCACCGCCACGGGTGGCACCACCCGCGCGATGGCCGCGACGCTCAGCGGGCCGATCGGCATTTCGACCGTCAATGGCGTGGTCGATGGTCGCGCGCTCGCGGGTCTCGCGGGTCCCGCCTTGCGGGCCGCGCGCGTGCTGCCGCCGGAGCTGCTGACGGCGGCGGGCAATGTGGCCGTGCGCTGCTTCGCCCTGCGCCTGGATGCCATCAACGGCCTCGCGACCGTGGGTGCGCTGGTGCTCGATACCAGCAACCTGCTGATGCAAGGCACGGGCGTTGTGAACTTCGGCACCGAGGGTCTGGCTCTTGCCCTGAAGCCGGAGCTGCGGCTGGGCCAGACGGATGTCAGCGTGCCCGTCACCGTGAACGGCACCTTCGCGGCGCCGCATCTGGCCAGCTCGGGCAGCGTCACGATCGACGACCAATCTCATACCAATGGGCTGAACGGCTTCCTGCAATCTCTGCTCGGCAATAAGCGCAAGGCCACGCCCGCGTCCAACGCCTGTGGCCCGGCGCTGGCTTTGGCGCGCAACGGTCAGCCTGGCCCGGCGCCCGAGGATGGCGGCCCCGGCGGCGTCTTGCAGAAGCCGATCAACCTGTTGCAGCAACTGATCAACGGGCAATGA